The following coding sequences are from one Arachis hypogaea cultivar Tifrunner chromosome 7, arahy.Tifrunner.gnm2.J5K5, whole genome shotgun sequence window:
- the LOC112703430 gene encoding uncharacterized protein isoform X2, which translates to MALLENWFLMIMVMVFFHGIVFVSSINEEGSSLLQFKSSLFDANNKLHNWDSSDSTPCNWTGVQCTHSSLVTSVKLYHLNLSGTLSPRICDLPRLIELNLSKNFISGPIPDGFANCHSLEILDLCTNRLHGEILTPIRNITKLRKLYLCENYMYGEVPEDLGSLASLEELVIYSNNLTGIIPKSISKLKKLRVIRAGLNALSGPIPAEISECDSLETLGLAQNQLEGSIPRELQKLQNLTNLILWQNSLSGEIPPEIGNISNLQLLALHMNSFIGDVPKELGKLSQLKRLYIYTNQLNGTIPPELGNCTNAIEIDFSENRLVGFIPKELGKMSNLTLLHLFENHLEGHIPHELGQLKQLKNLDLSMNELTGTIPLEFQNLSLMEDLQLFDNKLEGTIPPHLGAIKNLTILDMSSNNFVGPIPVHLCQYQKLQFLSLGSNRLSGNVPYRLRTCKSLGQLMLGDNMLTGSLPVELYELHNLTALDLKQNRFSGLISPGIGQLKKLERLLLSDNHFEGYLPSEIGNLSQLVAFNISSNSFSGSIPRELGNCVKLQRLDLSRNNFTGELPDKIGKLVNLELLKVSDNRLSGEIPGSLGNLIRLTELELGGNLFSGSIPYHLGGLTYVQIALNLSHNNLSGTIPISLGNLLMLESLYLNDNQLIGEIPESIGSLPSLIVCNVSNNKLVGTVPDTPAFRKMDFSNFAGNNGLCRLGTYHCHPPVSSTHSAKASWIRDGSTREKIVSIVSGVVGFVSLIFIVGICYAMRQRSPAFVSLEGQTRPHVTDNYYFPKEGFTYQDLLEATGNFAESAVIGRGACGTVYKAIMNDGEVIAVKKLNSRGDGANVDRSFLAEISTLGKIRHRNIVKLHGFCYHEDSNLLLYEYMENGSLGEQLHSNSSRCVLDWSDRYKIALGAAEGLCYLHFDCKPQIIHRDIKSNNILLDELFQGHVGDFGLAKLIDFSYSKSMSAVAGSYGYIAPEYAYTMKVTEKCDIYSFGVVLLELVTGRSPVQPLEQGGDLVSWVRRSIQASVPTSELFDKRLNLSVQRTMDEMSLILKIALFCTSTSPLTRPTMREVIAMLIDAREYVSNSPSTPTSESPLDEGSSSKG; encoded by the exons ATGGCATTATTGGAAAATTGGTTCCTCATGATCATGGTGATGGTGTTTTTCCATGGCATAGTGTTTGTGAGTTCAATCAATGAAGAAGGTTCAAGCCTTTTGCAGTTCAAAAGTTCCCTTTTTGATGCAAATAACAAGCTTCACAATTGGGATTCTTCTGACTCCACACCATGCAATTGGACTGGTGTGCAATGCACCCATTCATCATTGGTAACTTCTGTTAAACTCTACCACCTTAATCTTTCTGGCACTTTATCTCCTAGAATCTGTGACCTTCCAAGGCTAATTGAGTTGAATCTCTCAAAGAATTTCATTTCTGGTCCAATTCCTGATGGTTTTGCTAATTGCCATAGTTTGGAGATTCTAGATCTTTGTACAAACAGGCTCCATGGAGAAATTCTAACCCCAATTCGGAATATAACAAAACTTAGGAAGCTTTACCTTTGTGAAAATTATATGTATGGTGAGGTACCTGAAGATCTTGGGAGCTTAGCTTCACTTGAGGAGTTAGTTATATATAGCAACAACTTAACTGGGATCATTCCTAAATCAATTAGCAAGTTGAAGAAGCTTAGGGTTATTCGGGCGGGACTGAATGCTCTCTCGGGGCCAATACCAGCTGAGATTAGTGAGTGTGACAGCTTGGAGACATTGGGTTTGGCGCAGAATCAGCTAGAAGGTTCTATTCCAAGAGAGCTTCAAAAGCTTCAGAACCTTACCAACTTGATTCTATGGCAAAACTCACTGTCCGGGGAGATTCCTCCCGAGATTGGGAACATTAGTAACCTGCAATTGCTTGCTTTGCATATGAATTCGTTCATTGGTGATGTCCCGAAGGAGCTCGGAAAATTGTCGCAGTTGAAGAGGTTGTACATATACACCAACCAGTTGAATGGAACAATTCCACCAGAGCTAGGGAACTGCACAAATGCTATTGAGATAGATTTTTCGGAGAACCGTTTGGTTgggttcattcccaaagagttGGGGAAGATGTCTAATCTTACCCTGCTTCATTTGTTTGAAAACCATTTGGAGGGTCATATTCCTCATGAGCTCGGCCAATTGAAGCAGCTAAAGAATTTAGACCTTTCAATGAATGAGTTAACAGGTACAATTCCATTGGAGTTTCAAAATCTTTCATTGATGGAGGATTTGCAGCTATTTGACAATAAGCTTGAGGGAACAATTCCTCCTCATCTTGGGGCCATTAAGAACCTTACAATTCTCGATATGTCCTCGAATAATTTTGTTGGTCCAATACCTGTTCATCTATGTCAATATCAGAAGCTGCAGTTCTTGAGCCTTGGGTCGAATCGGCTGTCCGGAAATGTTCCCTATAGGCTGAGGACTTGCAAATCTCTTGGGCAGCTAATGTTGGGGGACAACATGTTGACAGGAAGTTTACCAGTTGAGTTGTATGAACTTCACAATCTTACTGCACTCGACCTTAAACAGAACCGATTTTCCGGGCTGATAAGCCCAGGGATAGGTCAATTAAAGAAATTGGAAAGGCTTCTCTTGTCGGATAATCATTTTGAAGGTTATCTCCCTTCTGAGATTGGAAATTTATCCCAACTTGTCGCGTTCAATATTTCCTCCAACAGTTTCAGTGGAAGCATTCCACGTGAATTGGGAAACTGTGTAAAGCTACAGAGGCTTGATCTTAGCAGGAACAACTTCACTGGTGAGCTTCCAGACAAAATTGGCAAGCTGGTGAATCTGGAGCTGTTGAAAGTTTCCGATAATAGGCTCTCTGGTGAAATACCTGGCAGTTTGGGGAATCTTATTCGCCTCACGGAGCTTGAGCTAGGTGGCAACCTATTCTCAGGAAGCATCCCTTATCATTTGGGAGGACTTACTTATGTTCAGATTGCACTTAACTTGAGCCACAACAATCTTTCTGGTACGATTCCTATAAGCTTGGGGAACTTGCTAATGTTGGAATCACTTTACTTAAACGACAATCAACTCATTGGTGAGATTCCTGAATCAATCGGTAGCCTTCCTAGCCTTATAGTATGCAATGTCTCCAACAACAAGCTGGTAGGAACTGTTCCAGATACACCTGCATTTAGAAAGATGGATTTCTCAAATTTTGCCGGGAACAATGGGTTATGCCGATTAGGTACTTATCATTGTCATCCACCTGTATCTTCAACTCATTCAGCGAAAGCGAGCTGGATCAGAGATGGTTCAACTAGGGAAAAGATAGTTAGCATTGTTTCTGGTGTGGTTGGATTTGTTTCTCTTATTTTCATAGTAGGTATATGTTACGCCATGAGGCAGCGTAGCCCTGCCTTTGTCTCGCTTGAAGGGCAAACAAGACCTCATGTCACTGATAACTATTATTTTCCGAAAGAAGGCTTTACCTACCAGGATCTCTTGGAAGCCACTGGAAATTTTGCAGAATCAGCGGTTATAGGAAGAGGAGCTTGTGGCACTGTCTACAAGGCTATTATGAATGACGGCGAAGTGATTGCAGTGAAAAAGCTGAATTCTCGAGGAGATGGAGCAAACGTTGACCGAAGCTTCCTTGCTGAGATTTCAACCCTTGGAAAAATCAGGCATAGGAACATTGTGAAGCTGCATGGATTTTGTTATCACGAGGATTCGAATCTTCTCTTATATGAATACATGGAAAATGGAAGCCTTGGGGAACAACTTCACTCAAATTCAAGCAGGTGTGTGCTGGATTGGAGTGATCGATATAAAATTGCTTTGGGAGCAGCAGAAGGCCTATGCTATCTTCATTTTGATTGCAAACCTCAAATCATTCATCGCGATATAAAATCAAACAACATATTGCTTGACGAATTGTTTCAGGGTCATGTTGGAGACTTCGGCTTGGCAAAGTTGATTGATTTCTCCTACTCGAAATCCATGTCTGCTGTGGCAGGTTCATATGGCTACATTGCCCCAG AGTATGCTTACACCATGAAGGTGACTGAGAAATGTGACATCTATAGCTTCGGGGTAGTTTTGCTAGAACTAGTCACTGGGAGGTCACCTGTTCAACCATTGGAACAGGGCGGCGATCTAGTGAGTTGGGTGAGAAGGTCGATTCAAGCTTCAGTACCAACATCTGAACTGTTTGACAAGCGATTGAATCTGAGCGTGCAGAGAACAATGGACGAGATGTCTCTTATTCTGAAAATCGCTCTGTTTTGCACCAGCACGTCCCCACTTACTAGGCCAACAATGAGAGAGGTCATTGCAATGTTGATTGATGCTAGAGAATATGTCAGCAATTCACCATCCACTCCTACATCGGAATCTCCACTTGATGAAGGTTCTTCTTCTAAAGGTTAG
- the LOC112703430 gene encoding uncharacterized protein isoform X1: MALLENWFLMIMVMVFFHGIVFVSSINEEGSSLLQFKSSLFDANNKLHNWDSSDSTPCNWTGVQCTHSSLVTSVKLYHLNLSGTLSPRICDLPRLIELNLSKNFISGPIPDGFANCHSLEILDLCTNRLHGEILTPIRNITKLRKLYLCENYMYGEVPEDLGSLASLEELVIYSNNLTGIIPKSISKLKKLRVIRAGLNALSGPIPAEISECDSLETLGLAQNQLEGSIPRELQKLQNLTNLILWQNSLSGEIPPEIGNISNLQLLALHMNSFIGDVPKELGKLSQLKRLYIYTNQLNGTIPPELGNCTNAIEIDFSENRLVGFIPKELGKMSNLTLLHLFENHLEGHIPHELGQLKQLKNLDLSMNELTGTIPLEFQNLSLMEDLQLFDNKLEGTIPPHLGAIKNLTILDMSSNNFVGPIPVHLCQYQKLQFLSLGSNRLSGNVPYRLRTCKSLGQLMLGDNMLTGSLPVELYELHNLTALDLKQNRFSGLISPGIGQLKKLERLLLSDNHFEGYLPSEIGNLSQLVAFNISSNSFSGSIPRELGNCVKLQRLDLSRNNFTGELPDKIGKLVNLELLKVSDNRLSGEIPGSLGNLIRLTELELGGNLFSGSIPYHLGGLTYVQIALNLSHNNLSGTIPISLGNLLMLESLYLNDNQLIGEIPESIGSLPSLIVCNVSNNKLVGTVPDTPAFRKMDFSNFAGNNGLCRLGTYHCHPPVSSTHSAKASWIRDGSTREKIVSIVSGVVGFVSLIFIVGICYAMRQRSPAFVSLEGQTRPHVTDNYYFPKEGFTYQDLLEATGNFAESAVIGRGACGTVYKAIMNDGEVIAVKKLNSRGDGANVDRSFLAEISTLGKIRHRNIVKLHGFCYHEDSNLLLYEYMENGSLGEQLHSNSSRCVLDWSDRYKIALGAAEGLCYLHFDCKPQIIHRDIKSNNILLDELFQGHVGDFGLAKLIDFSYSKSMSAVAGSYGYIAPEYAYTMKVTEKCDIYSFGVVLLELVTGRSPVQPLEQGGDLVSWVRRSIQASVPTSELFDKRLNLSVQRTMDEMSLILKIALFCTSTSPLTRPTMREVIAMLIDAREYVSNSPSTPTSESPLDEGSSSKDGLEL; this comes from the exons ATGGCATTATTGGAAAATTGGTTCCTCATGATCATGGTGATGGTGTTTTTCCATGGCATAGTGTTTGTGAGTTCAATCAATGAAGAAGGTTCAAGCCTTTTGCAGTTCAAAAGTTCCCTTTTTGATGCAAATAACAAGCTTCACAATTGGGATTCTTCTGACTCCACACCATGCAATTGGACTGGTGTGCAATGCACCCATTCATCATTGGTAACTTCTGTTAAACTCTACCACCTTAATCTTTCTGGCACTTTATCTCCTAGAATCTGTGACCTTCCAAGGCTAATTGAGTTGAATCTCTCAAAGAATTTCATTTCTGGTCCAATTCCTGATGGTTTTGCTAATTGCCATAGTTTGGAGATTCTAGATCTTTGTACAAACAGGCTCCATGGAGAAATTCTAACCCCAATTCGGAATATAACAAAACTTAGGAAGCTTTACCTTTGTGAAAATTATATGTATGGTGAGGTACCTGAAGATCTTGGGAGCTTAGCTTCACTTGAGGAGTTAGTTATATATAGCAACAACTTAACTGGGATCATTCCTAAATCAATTAGCAAGTTGAAGAAGCTTAGGGTTATTCGGGCGGGACTGAATGCTCTCTCGGGGCCAATACCAGCTGAGATTAGTGAGTGTGACAGCTTGGAGACATTGGGTTTGGCGCAGAATCAGCTAGAAGGTTCTATTCCAAGAGAGCTTCAAAAGCTTCAGAACCTTACCAACTTGATTCTATGGCAAAACTCACTGTCCGGGGAGATTCCTCCCGAGATTGGGAACATTAGTAACCTGCAATTGCTTGCTTTGCATATGAATTCGTTCATTGGTGATGTCCCGAAGGAGCTCGGAAAATTGTCGCAGTTGAAGAGGTTGTACATATACACCAACCAGTTGAATGGAACAATTCCACCAGAGCTAGGGAACTGCACAAATGCTATTGAGATAGATTTTTCGGAGAACCGTTTGGTTgggttcattcccaaagagttGGGGAAGATGTCTAATCTTACCCTGCTTCATTTGTTTGAAAACCATTTGGAGGGTCATATTCCTCATGAGCTCGGCCAATTGAAGCAGCTAAAGAATTTAGACCTTTCAATGAATGAGTTAACAGGTACAATTCCATTGGAGTTTCAAAATCTTTCATTGATGGAGGATTTGCAGCTATTTGACAATAAGCTTGAGGGAACAATTCCTCCTCATCTTGGGGCCATTAAGAACCTTACAATTCTCGATATGTCCTCGAATAATTTTGTTGGTCCAATACCTGTTCATCTATGTCAATATCAGAAGCTGCAGTTCTTGAGCCTTGGGTCGAATCGGCTGTCCGGAAATGTTCCCTATAGGCTGAGGACTTGCAAATCTCTTGGGCAGCTAATGTTGGGGGACAACATGTTGACAGGAAGTTTACCAGTTGAGTTGTATGAACTTCACAATCTTACTGCACTCGACCTTAAACAGAACCGATTTTCCGGGCTGATAAGCCCAGGGATAGGTCAATTAAAGAAATTGGAAAGGCTTCTCTTGTCGGATAATCATTTTGAAGGTTATCTCCCTTCTGAGATTGGAAATTTATCCCAACTTGTCGCGTTCAATATTTCCTCCAACAGTTTCAGTGGAAGCATTCCACGTGAATTGGGAAACTGTGTAAAGCTACAGAGGCTTGATCTTAGCAGGAACAACTTCACTGGTGAGCTTCCAGACAAAATTGGCAAGCTGGTGAATCTGGAGCTGTTGAAAGTTTCCGATAATAGGCTCTCTGGTGAAATACCTGGCAGTTTGGGGAATCTTATTCGCCTCACGGAGCTTGAGCTAGGTGGCAACCTATTCTCAGGAAGCATCCCTTATCATTTGGGAGGACTTACTTATGTTCAGATTGCACTTAACTTGAGCCACAACAATCTTTCTGGTACGATTCCTATAAGCTTGGGGAACTTGCTAATGTTGGAATCACTTTACTTAAACGACAATCAACTCATTGGTGAGATTCCTGAATCAATCGGTAGCCTTCCTAGCCTTATAGTATGCAATGTCTCCAACAACAAGCTGGTAGGAACTGTTCCAGATACACCTGCATTTAGAAAGATGGATTTCTCAAATTTTGCCGGGAACAATGGGTTATGCCGATTAGGTACTTATCATTGTCATCCACCTGTATCTTCAACTCATTCAGCGAAAGCGAGCTGGATCAGAGATGGTTCAACTAGGGAAAAGATAGTTAGCATTGTTTCTGGTGTGGTTGGATTTGTTTCTCTTATTTTCATAGTAGGTATATGTTACGCCATGAGGCAGCGTAGCCCTGCCTTTGTCTCGCTTGAAGGGCAAACAAGACCTCATGTCACTGATAACTATTATTTTCCGAAAGAAGGCTTTACCTACCAGGATCTCTTGGAAGCCACTGGAAATTTTGCAGAATCAGCGGTTATAGGAAGAGGAGCTTGTGGCACTGTCTACAAGGCTATTATGAATGACGGCGAAGTGATTGCAGTGAAAAAGCTGAATTCTCGAGGAGATGGAGCAAACGTTGACCGAAGCTTCCTTGCTGAGATTTCAACCCTTGGAAAAATCAGGCATAGGAACATTGTGAAGCTGCATGGATTTTGTTATCACGAGGATTCGAATCTTCTCTTATATGAATACATGGAAAATGGAAGCCTTGGGGAACAACTTCACTCAAATTCAAGCAGGTGTGTGCTGGATTGGAGTGATCGATATAAAATTGCTTTGGGAGCAGCAGAAGGCCTATGCTATCTTCATTTTGATTGCAAACCTCAAATCATTCATCGCGATATAAAATCAAACAACATATTGCTTGACGAATTGTTTCAGGGTCATGTTGGAGACTTCGGCTTGGCAAAGTTGATTGATTTCTCCTACTCGAAATCCATGTCTGCTGTGGCAGGTTCATATGGCTACATTGCCCCAG AGTATGCTTACACCATGAAGGTGACTGAGAAATGTGACATCTATAGCTTCGGGGTAGTTTTGCTAGAACTAGTCACTGGGAGGTCACCTGTTCAACCATTGGAACAGGGCGGCGATCTAGTGAGTTGGGTGAGAAGGTCGATTCAAGCTTCAGTACCAACATCTGAACTGTTTGACAAGCGATTGAATCTGAGCGTGCAGAGAACAATGGACGAGATGTCTCTTATTCTGAAAATCGCTCTGTTTTGCACCAGCACGTCCCCACTTACTAGGCCAACAATGAGAGAGGTCATTGCAATGTTGATTGATGCTAGAGAATATGTCAGCAATTCACCATCCACTCCTACATCGGAATCTCCACTTGATGAAGGTTCTTCTTCTAAAG ATGGTCTTGAGTTGTAA